In Clostridium sp. DL-VIII, the following proteins share a genomic window:
- a CDS encoding DUF3883 domain-containing protein — MNDWETWISNFRETMIKTYTYDPKRIREDFGSETRVKDDYKGRVILELLQNADDAQVTNDTENMRIGDKNVILYLKKDAFYCVNGGYPVTQNGLEAICRLSHSPKKDRKLYIGEKGLGFKSVLCFTDRPEIHSGDLHCKFNRNDAMKFLYESNINGIDNFDSDNIALFRFPQYLSQEIWMQDKILTEFVKENATVIKLKITDNNYIVLKEKLLEIKSTILLFLNSLNKISIRIEEDDSSLIEKDFIIHRSESQELDNQCTLEDGNNKSIWQVYNETFEIEKNFIGDTDEQVFQDINACKVSFALQKEELNYKPLDNLDENYIRVYFPTCEEFSLPFLFHASYYTDSSRKNINLEHEYNRNLTKKAVDIFIDIVLPKIMNNKTNICNHIDLLVSNLGKEKISNLLGDDYLPKTVGELFCQLVYKKLSKMKFIPNSDGMVKLPMKVSRFFFPYSEWANWYSDFTNQVFAELNLVNIEFTKLKRCELLDIMGVKDISIDEILNCIEKNYRKEVEWFRKAYILIQELKSKLDYYERKKYEETLKMRKILLTSDNEIVCSNDIKVFMNPGRTEFAKLPSWINIKFINSDLVKSLAPNREKAWEEYLDDLGVKRFQAREVLREVLSVNIKKYWEVDKNNINEIEMIKFTYQLFRSDDKEMNYDFNRPEKETLRILKEIPIPCKGNEENIKWVKAGECYFSEDWIGSNLLELLYSGIGEFICDRKYYIENIGLNENELYSFLYFIGVENKPRIIELRNKYLDKTAYSREYWRYITKKYESYVNVSNQEERFELISDFIIDKIYYIVRNSYRAKVLLNYLAQNINIINGLSATISYKPYRSAYTYPTQISDSYIMWLFRNIKWLYDKEGNALEPKDIFFIDKGGINKNLIGYVPQVSYKNQKIVANVESIKVFLINIGVKNDLHSLDARHWYNILYKVAEKYENQEISGDDAEKIRSIYRAFIRSDAKINNEILLKAKNEFIKSGKLMATYQGKYKFYSVSEILYADKLELLNESKLFVPCFQVDVNRESRIKHLFDIPSLSKSLTEFPEFGSTDETLVGIVNKFIDDAKPYILARMSKQEDIKKEIIDILQKIKVKPVTHIYVESIITDIRNDLKIKIPKREVESYVHKENNSDVNIIYICSRILSSGEQIKMQSEVEFILNISNRLCELFNVDLNEAFFTLLSKGSRTRMKILKSIDIDEEKIDEFVNELIIDESIEVEDDKQEFISKDIDVENKHERNSTSVVETIYNSSTDITTYEKRKVINLDFNNVVYSEEHIEGSRDYIEPVSDTPARTVGYSSFSVGNNSSSIGRVNDSDQRKTIEEQSMKIAMDYERKHGRKPDDSPSKQRRSKNNYGPGCDIQSVESDGKIRKIEVKASLDDIYNIELTQSELDNARSNSTGTNYYIYRVVKLDMKKYPDGPEIYIFRDPYLKCPIHPIKVRMELLNAEYTRVKINTDSNHEEIYDEVAVTVKENS, encoded by the coding sequence ATGAATGATTGGGAAACGTGGATTTCTAATTTTAGAGAAACGATGATAAAAACATATACGTATGATCCAAAGAGAATTAGAGAAGATTTTGGATCAGAAACAAGAGTAAAAGATGATTATAAGGGGCGTGTAATATTAGAATTACTTCAGAATGCAGATGATGCTCAGGTTACAAATGATACCGAGAATATGAGAATAGGTGATAAAAATGTTATATTATATCTTAAAAAGGATGCATTTTATTGTGTAAATGGTGGGTATCCTGTAACTCAGAATGGTTTAGAAGCCATTTGTAGACTTTCACATAGTCCTAAGAAAGACAGAAAATTATACATAGGAGAAAAAGGATTGGGTTTTAAATCGGTTTTGTGTTTTACTGATAGACCTGAAATTCATAGTGGAGACTTACATTGTAAATTTAATAGAAATGATGCTATGAAGTTTCTTTATGAATCAAATATTAATGGAATTGATAATTTTGATTCGGATAATATAGCATTGTTTAGGTTTCCGCAATATCTAAGTCAAGAAATATGGATGCAAGATAAAATATTGACTGAGTTTGTTAAAGAAAACGCTACAGTAATAAAACTGAAAATAACAGATAACAATTATATAGTATTAAAAGAGAAATTATTAGAGATCAAATCTACTATATTATTGTTTTTAAATTCTTTAAATAAGATTTCAATTAGAATTGAAGAAGATGATAGTTCATTAATAGAGAAAGATTTTATTATACATAGATCTGAGAGTCAGGAATTAGATAATCAATGTACGTTAGAAGATGGAAATAATAAATCAATTTGGCAAGTATATAATGAAACATTTGAAATTGAAAAAAATTTTATTGGGGATACTGATGAACAGGTTTTTCAAGATATTAATGCTTGTAAGGTTTCTTTTGCGTTGCAGAAAGAAGAACTAAATTATAAACCTTTAGATAATTTGGATGAAAATTATATTAGAGTATACTTTCCAACTTGTGAGGAATTTTCTTTACCATTTTTATTTCATGCATCCTATTATACTGACAGTTCAAGAAAAAATATAAATCTTGAGCATGAATATAATAGAAATCTTACTAAAAAAGCAGTCGATATATTTATAGATATTGTATTGCCTAAAATAATGAATAACAAAACTAATATATGCAATCACATAGATTTGCTTGTAAGTAATCTTGGTAAAGAAAAAATTTCAAATTTATTAGGTGATGATTATTTACCTAAAACTGTAGGGGAATTATTTTGTCAATTAGTTTATAAAAAACTTAGTAAAATGAAATTTATACCCAATTCAGATGGAATGGTTAAATTACCAATGAAAGTTAGTCGATTTTTTTTCCCATATTCTGAATGGGCGAATTGGTACTCGGATTTTACAAATCAAGTATTTGCTGAATTGAATTTAGTTAACATCGAGTTTACTAAATTAAAAAGATGCGAGTTATTAGATATAATGGGAGTTAAAGATATAAGTATTGATGAAATACTTAATTGTATAGAGAAAAATTATAGAAAAGAAGTGGAGTGGTTTAGAAAAGCATATATTTTGATACAAGAATTAAAATCCAAATTAGATTATTATGAAAGAAAAAAATATGAAGAAACTCTAAAAATGAGAAAAATACTATTAACTTCTGATAATGAAATTGTATGTTCAAATGATATAAAGGTATTCATGAATCCGGGAAGAACTGAATTTGCTAAATTACCAAGTTGGATAAATATTAAATTTATTAATTCTGACTTAGTTAAAAGTTTGGCTCCTAATAGAGAAAAGGCTTGGGAAGAATATCTAGATGATCTAGGTGTAAAAAGATTTCAAGCAAGAGAAGTATTAAGAGAAGTATTATCAGTCAATATTAAAAAGTATTGGGAAGTTGATAAAAATAATATTAATGAAATAGAAATGATCAAGTTTACATATCAACTATTTAGAAGTGACGATAAGGAGATGAATTATGATTTCAACAGACCTGAAAAGGAAACACTTAGAATTTTAAAAGAAATTCCCATACCATGTAAAGGAAATGAAGAAAATATAAAATGGGTTAAAGCAGGAGAATGTTATTTTAGCGAAGATTGGATAGGGAGTAATCTATTAGAACTGCTATATAGCGGGATTGGGGAGTTTATATGTGATAGAAAATATTATATAGAGAACATTGGATTAAATGAAAATGAATTATATAGTTTTTTATACTTTATTGGGGTTGAAAATAAACCAAGAATAATCGAATTAAGAAATAAATATTTAGACAAAACTGCTTATAGTAGGGAATATTGGAGGTATATCACCAAAAAATATGAGAGTTATGTAAATGTAAGCAATCAAGAAGAGCGGTTTGAACTTATATCGGATTTTATAATAGACAAAATATATTATATAGTTAGGAATAGTTATAGAGCAAAAGTTTTATTAAATTATCTAGCGCAAAATATTAATATTATAAATGGATTATCTGCAACAATTTCATATAAACCATATAGAAGTGCTTATACATATCCTACTCAAATATCGGATAGTTATATAATGTGGCTATTTAGAAATATTAAATGGCTATATGATAAAGAAGGGAATGCATTAGAACCTAAAGATATATTTTTTATTGATAAGGGAGGAATAAATAAAAATTTAATAGGTTATGTACCACAAGTGTCTTATAAAAATCAAAAAATTGTGGCTAATGTTGAGAGCATAAAAGTTTTTTTGATCAATATTGGTGTAAAGAATGATTTGCATTCATTAGATGCACGACATTGGTATAATATTCTTTATAAAGTGGCAGAAAAATATGAGAATCAAGAAATTAGCGGTGATGACGCTGAAAAAATTAGAAGTATCTATCGTGCATTTATTAGAAGTGATGCCAAAATAAATAATGAAATTTTGCTGAAAGCAAAAAATGAATTTATTAAAAGTGGAAAGTTGATGGCAACTTATCAGGGAAAATATAAGTTTTATTCTGTAAGTGAAATATTATATGCAGACAAATTAGAATTATTAAATGAATCAAAATTATTTGTGCCATGTTTTCAAGTTGATGTGAATAGAGAATCTAGAATTAAACATTTATTTGACATACCATCATTATCGAAATCATTAACAGAGTTTCCTGAGTTCGGTTCAACTGATGAAACATTAGTTGGAATAGTAAATAAATTTATTGATGATGCTAAGCCTTACATATTAGCAAGGATGTCAAAACAAGAAGATATAAAAAAAGAAATTATCGATATTTTACAAAAGATCAAAGTAAAACCAGTAACTCATATATATGTAGAATCTATAATTACAGATATAAGGAATGACTTAAAAATAAAAATTCCCAAAAGAGAAGTCGAATCATATGTTCACAAAGAAAATAATAGTGATGTTAACATAATATATATATGTTCAAGAATCCTTTCCTCAGGAGAGCAAATAAAGATGCAAAGCGAAGTTGAATTTATTCTTAATATATCAAATAGATTATGTGAATTGTTTAATGTCGATTTAAATGAAGCGTTTTTTACATTGCTAAGCAAAGGAAGTAGAACGAGAATGAAAATACTCAAAAGTATAGATATAGATGAGGAAAAAATAGATGAATTTGTAAATGAACTTATAATTGATGAAAGTATTGAAGTTGAAGATGATAAACAAGAATTTATTTCTAAAGACATTGATGTGGAAAATAAACATGAGAGAAATAGTACAAGCGTAGTGGAAACCATTTATAATTCCAGTACAGATATAACTACTTATGAAAAACGAAAAGTTATAAATTTAGATTTTAATAATGTTGTATATAGTGAAGAACACATAGAAGGAAGTCGTGATTATATAGAGCCAGTATCTGACACTCCAGCAAGAACTGTAGGGTATTCTAGTTTTAGTGTAGGAAATAATAGTAGTTCAATTGGTAGAGTGAATGATTCAGACCAAAGAAAAACAATAGAAGAACAAAGTATGAAAATTGCTATGGACTATGAGAGAAAACACGGTAGGAAACCAGATGATTCTCCAAGCAAGCAGAGAAGAAGTAAAAATAATTATGGTCCGGGATGTGATATTCAATCAGTAGAATCAGATGGAAAAATACGAAAAATAGAAGTTAAAGCATCATTAGATGATATATATAATATTGAGTTAACACAATCTGAACTAGACAACGCTAGATCAAATTCTACTGGAACCAATTATTATATTTATAGAGTAGTTAAACTAGATATGAAAAAATATCCTGATGGACCAGAAATATATATATTTAGAGATCCTTATTTAAAGTGTCCAATTCACCCTATAAAAGTAAGAATGGAATTACTAAATGCGGAATATACTCGTGTTAAGATAAATACAGATAGTAATCATGAAGAAATTTATGATGAAGTTGCAGTAACTGTAAAAGAAAATAGTTAA
- a CDS encoding 3'-5' exonuclease, which yields MNKEYLLLDKISKKRWHYLKDSMQIEPVRCNNTSEIIVLDCETTGLDIGCYGKDEILEISIINGEGNVLLNTLLKPYNKKDWPEAVWIHNITPDMVSEMPYPHEILPILLGILNTAKVIVGYNISFDLRVLESIGIKWTGKVDDVMKMFVPIYKKDTGNWRNQKLSTCAAYYNYNYESANHRSLEDAKSTLHCYKCINNNVVGHKTLFSDLIDKYKQELIEYFEGNNKGYEGNLESALKLACKIIDEKDTKQMIGLFHKNMSDKELLNIWRIIFYSIRGLSVTDRVKKVKQPTGGYVNPKNMVIEIIDESDDRFCDISDENISPSLIGLVVDYLARMILGEEKKSIFHIALKGAAIIDEKESDDQKTQTKRAMRILKKINSIDNESIKYTCRLVQYDSWGRGGMSELNWHLAPNEYTLENIKCMIHRCTVFFEKYGPILQSGFTFEGGYSRIITSGDGDYISNDTIWDFKVSKNLPTKENTLQLLIYYVMGKVSAKDEFKEIKQIGICNPRLNIVALKKIKDVGNKILEKIADEVIGYGY from the coding sequence ATGAATAAAGAATATTTGTTACTAGATAAAATATCAAAGAAAAGATGGCATTATTTAAAAGATAGTATGCAAATTGAGCCGGTTCGTTGTAATAATACATCTGAAATAATAGTTTTAGATTGTGAAACTACAGGCTTGGATATAGGGTGTTATGGCAAAGATGAAATTTTAGAAATTTCAATAATTAATGGGGAAGGAAATGTTCTTTTGAATACCTTGTTGAAACCATATAATAAGAAAGATTGGCCTGAAGCAGTATGGATACATAACATAACACCTGATATGGTATCTGAAATGCCGTATCCACATGAAATACTCCCAATATTGTTAGGAATATTAAATACAGCAAAGGTCATAGTGGGGTATAATATTTCATTTGATTTACGTGTTCTCGAAAGTATTGGAATTAAATGGACTGGCAAAGTTGATGATGTAATGAAAATGTTTGTGCCTATTTATAAGAAAGATACTGGAAATTGGAGAAATCAAAAACTATCTACATGTGCAGCCTATTACAATTACAATTATGAATCAGCAAATCATAGGAGTTTAGAAGATGCCAAATCAACATTACATTGCTATAAATGTATAAACAATAATGTAGTAGGTCATAAAACTTTATTCTCTGATTTAATAGATAAATATAAACAGGAACTAATTGAGTATTTTGAAGGAAATAACAAAGGTTATGAAGGTAACTTAGAAAGTGCTCTAAAATTAGCATGTAAGATCATTGATGAAAAAGACACTAAACAGATGATAGGGTTATTTCATAAAAATATGTCTGATAAAGAATTATTAAATATATGGCGTATTATTTTCTATTCTATAAGAGGATTATCAGTAACAGATCGTGTTAAAAAGGTTAAGCAACCTACTGGTGGTTATGTAAATCCTAAGAATATGGTAATTGAAATAATAGATGAAAGCGATGATAGATTTTGCGATATTTCAGATGAAAATATATCACCTTCACTAATTGGATTAGTAGTTGATTATTTAGCTCGTATGATATTAGGAGAAGAGAAAAAAAGCATCTTCCATATTGCTTTAAAAGGAGCAGCAATTATAGATGAAAAGGAAAGCGATGATCAAAAAACACAAACCAAACGTGCAATGAGAATTCTAAAAAAAATAAATTCCATAGATAATGAATCTATAAAATACACCTGCCGTTTGGTTCAGTATGACTCATGGGGCAGAGGAGGGATGAGCGAATTAAACTGGCATCTTGCTCCCAATGAATATACATTAGAAAATATAAAATGCATGATACATAGATGTACTGTTTTTTTTGAAAAGTACGGACCTATACTTCAAAGTGGATTTACTTTTGAAGGGGGATATTCAAGAATCATTACAAGCGGGGATGGAGATTACATCAGTAATGATACAATTTGGGATTTCAAAGTATCTAAAAACTTACCAACAAAAGAAAATACATTACAGTTGTTGATTTATTATGTAATGGGTAAAGTATCCGCTAAAGATGAATTTAAAGAAATAAAACAGATTGGGATTTGTAATCCGAGGTTAAATATTGTAGCATTAAAAAAAATAAAAGATGTTGGCAACAAAATCCTAGAAAAGATTGCTGACGAAGTGATTGGATATGGTTATTGA
- a CDS encoding AAA family ATPase — MKLLYLWVENHYNMIKNQSFNISSSYHIDFDIEFNVLNVSKNRDYIDNFYGNNILDITAIVGRNGVGKTTITRFLYDKCDSVHPCDENKEYVSIDTKRILVYERGSNQKGERSKLIIHYYLSDEPIINNPEGIEIELIDLKTVQKEEFIKAEQEHDITTVYFTNAFEISNVMNNQGLSEFSSWGVHKSLCYTPMLSLQKAFTKLKSHYGADKADGGFILLDVINQYAQNMTTDFKTPYATSISYNFLIAVRYFPNSIAKLLPIMKDFKLNITEFGEYIKFQEDFFRQSQFNQTVMFIRKNIYEFLADKFKKDHWQQMYLNILCEIVLCLINMFTSRYKNVNFEVLEKDHIRINSEEAFEKILGQIANNDENAPKKELIRRIRNVQGVDLNVIRGFIDLQDGNMQALRESRWYRQVQNFLDDYNIIANIEIAQTINFGFMQLIELIIDHYNNKETVYGRMLSIIPQPMSSGEAAMINLFATVYSALKKKTSGSILLIIDEIDAFLHPKWQQDILTHITRWINESKEFNKKKVQLVIATHSPIILSDIPKDNIIYLQKSFETTSKDKFTFGANISTLFYDSFFMEQGSIGAIARKQIQWAIDNIRNTNLGIEDRKKLVYIIDNIGDKFLREKLKSYSIYIAAKDEGRDSKW; from the coding sequence ATGAAGTTATTATACTTGTGGGTAGAAAATCATTACAACATGATTAAGAATCAATCATTTAATATCTCAAGTTCTTATCACATTGATTTTGATATAGAGTTTAACGTACTTAATGTATCTAAAAATAGAGACTATATAGATAACTTTTATGGAAATAATATCCTTGATATAACAGCGATAGTAGGAAGAAATGGGGTAGGAAAGACAACAATAACGAGATTTTTATATGATAAATGTGATAGTGTACATCCATGTGATGAAAATAAAGAATATGTATCTATTGATACGAAGAGAATTTTAGTTTATGAGAGAGGTAGTAATCAGAAAGGCGAACGAAGCAAACTCATCATACACTACTATTTATCTGATGAACCAATAATTAATAACCCGGAAGGCATAGAAATTGAACTCATAGATTTAAAGACAGTACAAAAAGAAGAATTTATTAAAGCAGAGCAGGAGCATGACATAACAACAGTATATTTTACAAATGCTTTTGAGATAAGTAATGTAATGAATAATCAAGGTCTATCAGAGTTTAGTTCATGGGGAGTACATAAGTCTCTTTGCTATACACCAATGCTTTCATTACAGAAAGCATTTACAAAACTGAAAAGTCATTACGGAGCTGATAAGGCTGATGGTGGATTCATATTGTTAGATGTAATTAATCAATATGCTCAAAATATGACTACAGATTTTAAAACACCATATGCTACATCTATAAGTTATAATTTTTTAATTGCAGTAAGATACTTTCCAAACTCAATAGCAAAACTATTACCTATTATGAAAGATTTTAAGTTAAATATAACAGAATTTGGGGAATACATTAAGTTTCAGGAAGACTTTTTTAGACAAAGCCAATTTAATCAGACAGTTATGTTTATCAGAAAAAATATCTATGAGTTTTTAGCGGATAAATTTAAAAAGGATCATTGGCAGCAAATGTATTTAAATATACTCTGTGAAATTGTGTTGTGCCTAATAAATATGTTTACCTCAAGATATAAAAATGTTAACTTTGAAGTACTTGAAAAAGATCATATTAGGATTAACAGTGAAGAAGCATTTGAGAAAATATTAGGACAAATAGCAAATAATGATGAAAACGCACCTAAGAAAGAGTTAATTAGAAGGATAAGAAATGTACAAGGTGTTGATCTTAATGTCATAAGAGGCTTTATTGATTTACAAGACGGAAATATGCAGGCGCTACGAGAGTCGAGGTGGTATAGACAGGTTCAAAACTTCTTAGATGATTATAACATAATTGCAAATATAGAGATTGCTCAGACAATCAACTTTGGATTTATGCAACTCATTGAATTAATAATTGATCACTATAATAACAAAGAGACTGTATACGGAAGAATGCTTAGTATTATACCTCAGCCTATGTCTTCTGGTGAAGCAGCAATGATAAACCTATTTGCTACTGTCTATTCAGCACTAAAAAAGAAAACAAGCGGAAGTATATTATTGATAATAGATGAGATAGATGCATTTCTACACCCTAAATGGCAGCAGGACATATTAACACATATTACTAGGTGGATAAATGAATCTAAGGAATTTAATAAAAAGAAGGTTCAATTGGTAATAGCCACACATTCACCAATTATTTTATCAGATATACCGAAAGATAACATCATTTATTTACAAAAGTCATTTGAAACGACATCTAAGGACAAGTTTACTTTTGGAGCAAATATTAGTACATTATTCTATGATTCATTTTTCATGGAACAAGGAAGCATAGGAGCGATAGCAAGGAAACAGATTCAATGGGCAATAGATAACATAAGGAACACTAATTTAGGTATAGAGGACCGGAAAAAGCTGGTATATATCATTGATAATATAGGAGATAAATTCCTTAGAGAAAAGCTGAAGTCATATTCTATTTATATTGCAGCAAAAGATGAGGGAAGGGATAGTAAATGGTAA
- a CDS encoding 3'-5' exonuclease yields the protein MGILNKMIQSLFGNNKENKLSNNINVEIDKVKNYIDTEPYDKYMFYKNSSEFPNDFVVFDFETTGLDAKTENIIQIGALRYRNNERVDEFVTYVNPQKAIPSNITSLTGIDNSDVKNAPIISQIFPRFINFIGEDVLIAHNADFDMKFLINNAFNLRIKKPQNEVIDTLSLSRKYIKGANGAKLENYKLPTLKAILNINVGSHNSADDCFVCAEVYKKCKEKINSSSKLKKNENTVIDDKFFKIEQQCFKIVKEILLKNNKSLEFLKSTHVGNYYDIVTFYTLVRIKLKGKKQYILSRYNEDEIKRVWKDAVCEPATKSETGTTRIIFNAPDDLFKLETFIIKDFDHNMESLEIYRTNVGCGERNVQEYLNSL from the coding sequence ATGGGAATATTAAATAAAATGATTCAAAGTTTATTTGGCAATAATAAAGAGAATAAATTAAGTAATAATATTAATGTGGAAATAGATAAAGTAAAAAATTATATAGATACTGAACCCTATGATAAATATATGTTTTATAAGAATAGCAGTGAATTTCCCAATGATTTTGTAGTATTTGATTTTGAAACTACAGGATTAGATGCAAAAACAGAAAATATAATTCAAATAGGTGCATTAAGATATAGAAATAATGAAAGGGTTGATGAATTTGTTACATATGTAAATCCTCAAAAGGCCATTCCAAGTAATATAACTAGTTTAACTGGAATTGATAATAGTGATGTTAAGAATGCACCTATAATATCACAAATATTTCCTAGATTTATTAATTTTATTGGAGAAGATGTTCTTATTGCTCATAATGCAGATTTTGATATGAAGTTTTTAATTAATAATGCATTTAATCTAAGAATAAAAAAGCCACAAAATGAAGTGATTGATACATTGTCGCTATCAAGGAAATATATAAAAGGTGCAAATGGAGCAAAGTTAGAAAATTATAAACTTCCAACATTAAAAGCAATCTTAAATATCAATGTTGGTTCTCATAATTCAGCCGATGATTGTTTTGTTTGTGCTGAAGTTTATAAGAAATGCAAGGAGAAGATAAATTCTTCATCCAAGCTAAAGAAAAATGAAAATACAGTGATTGATGATAAGTTTTTTAAGATTGAGCAGCAATGTTTCAAAATCGTAAAAGAGATATTGTTAAAAAACAACAAAAGTCTTGAATTTTTAAAATCTACTCATGTAGGTAATTATTATGACATTGTTACGTTTTATACATTGGTTAGGATTAAATTAAAAGGTAAAAAGCAATATATATTATCAAGATATAATGAAGATGAAATAAAGAGAGTATGGAAAGATGCAGTATGTGAGCCTGCTACTAAAAGTGAGACAGGCACTACAAGAATAATATTTAATGCTCCAGATGATTTATTTAAACTAGAGACTTTTATAATAAAGGATTTTGATCATAATATGGAAAGTTTAGAGATTTACAGGACTAATGTTGGGTGTGGAGAAAGAAATGTTCAAGAATATTTAAATTCATTATAA
- the yhdJ gene encoding adenine-specific DNA-methyltransferase, with translation MSIEIIEADIIEGLSQIEDSSIDLIFIDPPYNLGKKYANNIEDSWNTEDKYIEWLSCWLEMAIKKLKRYGSLYIMNSVQNMPYIDIYLRKKMHIKSRIIWSYDSSGVQAKNHYGCLYEPILFAVKNKSIYTFNNEDIAIEAKTGSKRKLMDYRKDPPQQYNSLKVPGNVWYFPRVRYKMEEYVKHPSQKPESLLKRIVLASSNENDTVLDLFAGTFSMGRVCKMLNRKYIGIEKSIEYCEIGKERLNNIDNK, from the coding sequence ATGAGTATAGAAATTATTGAAGCAGATATAATTGAGGGACTTAGTCAGATAGAAGATAGTTCAATAGATCTGATATTTATAGATCCTCCATATAATTTAGGAAAAAAATATGCTAATAACATTGAAGATTCATGGAATACAGAAGATAAGTACATAGAATGGTTAAGTTGTTGGCTAGAGATGGCGATAAAAAAATTAAAACGTTATGGAAGTTTATATATTATGAATTCTGTTCAGAATATGCCTTATATTGATATATATTTGAGAAAGAAGATGCATATTAAATCTAGAATAATATGGAGTTATGATAGTTCAGGAGTACAAGCCAAAAATCATTATGGTTGTTTATATGAGCCAATATTATTTGCAGTTAAGAATAAAAGTATATATACTTTTAATAATGAGGATATAGCGATTGAAGCAAAAACTGGTTCAAAGAGGAAACTAATGGATTATAGGAAAGACCCACCTCAGCAATATAATTCACTTAAAGTTCCGGGGAATGTATGGTATTTTCCTAGAGTTAGATATAAAATGGAAGAATACGTAAAACATCCATCTCAAAAACCTGAATCATTATTAAAAAGGATTGTGCTGGCAAGTTCAAATGAGAATGATACCGTACTTGATTTGTTTGCAGGAACTTTTTCGATGGGACGAGTTTGCAAAATGCTAAATAGAAAGTATATTGGGATAGAAAAAAGTATTGAATATTGTGAAATTGGAAAAGAAAGATTAAATAATATTGATAATAAATAA
- a CDS encoding MAE_28990/MAE_18760 family HEPN-like nuclease yields MEDKFIQFDEYKLEKRSKISTMDTIISNNEDFKESEIDVLFRGYIVLIYAFWEGIYKKIGDLFYEFFINRQIKELPYGIRNLVIIELSTDRNDRNCKIGEIPDYRKIVNINKKINELLNKKMLDCSDYERSQRHFKEQTSNPNYDKLEKFLGKYNISLKKVINELLEGETIPENFIERLEFIVEARNNIAHGNENLGRHSNYKDYITERFLENRSSTAIEVSEFLRYTAFYIDTLYRSIIDTFKDKYMHHE; encoded by the coding sequence ATGGAGGATAAATTTATTCAATTTGATGAATATAAGTTAGAAAAAAGAAGTAAAATAAGTACTATGGATACAATTATAAGTAATAATGAAGACTTTAAAGAAAGTGAAATAGATGTTCTTTTTAGGGGATACATAGTTCTTATTTATGCATTTTGGGAAGGGATTTATAAGAAAATAGGCGATTTATTTTATGAGTTTTTTATAAATAGGCAAATTAAAGAATTGCCATATGGAATAAGAAATTTAGTAATTATAGAGTTATCCACTGATAGAAATGATAGAAATTGCAAAATAGGAGAAATACCGGATTATAGAAAGATTGTTAACATTAACAAAAAAATAAATGAGTTGCTGAATAAAAAAATGTTAGACTGCTCAGATTATGAAAGATCACAACGTCATTTTAAGGAACAAACAAGTAATCCTAATTATGATAAATTAGAGAAGTTTTTAGGGAAATATAACATATCTTTAAAAAAGGTGATTAATGAACTTTTAGAAGGAGAAACTATACCAGAAAATTTTATAGAGAGGCTTGAATTTATAGTTGAAGCAAGAAATAATATAGCACACGGAAACGAGAATTTGGGAAGACATAGCAATTATAAAGATTATATAACTGAAAGGTTTCTTGAAAATAGAAGTTCAACGGCAATAGAGGTAAGTGAATTTTTAAGGTATACTGCATTTTACATAGATACACTATATAGAAGTATAATAGATACTTTTAAAGATAAGTATATGCATCACGAGTAA